From Campylobacter showae:
CCAGAGAAACGATGTAGTTTGCGATGGCTTCAGGCATAAAGCCTTGCGAGAGTAGCCATTTTACGCTGCTTTCGTTCTCGCGTTTGCTCATTTTTTTGCCCTCGACGTTTAGGATGATAGGCAGGTGGGCGTAGTTTATCTTTTGCGTATAGCCTAGGCCTTCGCGGATGAGGTCTTGCTTTGGCGTGTTGCTGACGTGATCCTCGCCGCGGATGACGAAGGTAACGCCCTCTAGCATATCATCGACCGCGCAGGCGAAGTTATATGTCGGCGTAAAATCAGCTCGCATAATGACGAAGCTATCGACGTTTTCAGGCTCGAAGCTGATCTCGCCCTTTATCGCGTCTTTAAATTTCATCGTACCTAACGGCTTTTTCATGCGCACGACGAAAGGCTTTTGGTTATTTAGCACTTCGTTGTCGCTTAGATGCTCGCACGTCCCGTCGTAGCGGTAGGCTTCGCCTCTAGCCTTGGCGGCTTCTTTTTTAGCCTCCAGCTCGCTTTCGGTGCAAAAGCACGAAAACGCCTTTTTATCTATCAAAAGCTTTGCCGCAAATTCGCGGTGAAATTTCAAATTTTTACTTTGATAATAAAGCGTGTCCCATTTGATCCCGAAAAGCTCCAAAATTTCTAGAATTTCCTTATCTTTCCCGGGGATATTGCGCTCCCTGTCGGTATCCTCGATACGGATGATAAAGCCGCTTTTATCCTGGAGCGAACAGACGTAGTTTAGGATCGCAACCCTCAAATTTCCCAGATGCATATCGCCTGTCGGCGACGGCGCAAAACGATACATTTTTATTTCCTTATTGATTTTTGGGGCGATTATAGCATTTTTGGCATTTAACCTCGCTTTTTTATCTTTTGTGAAGCTAAAATAAATATAATTGATATCTAATTTTAAAATTTAAAGGAAAAAGATGAGTTTCATCAAGGAATTTAAAGAATTCGCAATGCGCGGCAACGTCATCGACATGGCCGTGGGCGTCGTGATCGGCGGCGCCTTCGGTAAGATCGTTAGCTCGCTAGTGGGCGACGTGATCATGCCAATCGTAGGCGTACTAACCGGCGGGGTAAATTTTTCTGACCTAAAAATCACCCTAAAAGACGCGGTCGGCGATACGGCTGCCGTAACCGTAAACTACGGCTCGTTCATACAAACGATGGTCGATTTTACGATTATCGCGTTTTGTATTTTCTGCGTCGTTAAGGCTATAAATTCGCTCAAAAAACCAAAGGCGGAGGAGCCAAAAGCCGAGGAGCCTGCGCCGGTGCCTGAGGATATAGCGCTTCTAACCGAAATCAGAGATCTTTTAAAAAATAAATAAGAACACCAAATGCTAGAGCAAATCCCGTTTTTTCAGGGGCTAAACGAGGCCGAGCTAAAAAGGCTAGAAGATATCAGCATCCTAAAAAAATATAAAAAAGGCGAGTTTTTATTTATGGAGGGCGAGGAGTCAAAGTGGCTCCACCTCCTCATAAAAGGCTCACTCAAGCTCTATAAAATCGGCCCCAAAGGCAAAGAGATTTTTATGCATCAGTTTAACGGGATTAGCTTCGTAGCAGAGCTTGCCAACTTTGAAAATATCAAATTTCCGGCGACTGCGATATTTTTAACGGGCGGCGAGGTGCTAAAAATCGACTACGATAAATTTTACGCCGAGTTTTTATCCAACCCGCGCGTATCACTACAAATAATCAAATCGCTCTCGCAAAAGCTAAAAATCGCAAGCGAGCTGATACACCAAGAACTCGTGCTAAACTCCGAGGCCAAGGTTGCGAGCTTTCTCGTTAATCACGCCGATCTTTTTAACGAGCTAAAACACATCAAAATCGCCTCCATCCTAAACATCACTCCAGAGACGTTTTCAAGGATTTTGGCGAAATTTAAAACCCAAAATTTGATCGAACTAGACGCAAATAATAAAATCGTAAATATCGCTACAAGCGAGCTTTCGGAGATGTTTGAGGGATAAATTCGGCTTGCCGATTTCGCGACTAATCCGCTAGAATTTTAGAAATTTGATCAAATTTGACGTCATTTAACCCCGAATTTAAACGCGGAATTTTAATTTTTATTCTTTTTTTCTGCAGCCGCAGCCTCGGTATCTGCTAGCGAGGTGATTTCGTATTTTTGATCGATGTAGCCCATTTCTAGTAGCTTATTAAAGATTTTAGCCGTGAGAGGTCCGGCAGCCAGACCGCCGTGTCCGCCGTGCTCGATGATAACGGTAACGGCATAACGAGGCTCCTCGTACGGCCCGTAAGTCGTGACCCACGCGTGCGAGCGGCGCAAATACTCCATGTCCTCTTCTTTCATACGCTTTTTTTCGGCCTGCGAGATGCCCACGACCTGCGCGGTACCCGTTTTTGCCGCTAGCGTGAGTTTTGCCTCTTTAAAATATTTATGCGCGGTACCTTTTTTATGATTTACGACCTCATACATCGCCTTTTGGACATACGGCAACTGCTTTTTCTCAAACGGCGTGAGAATATCATCGGTAGGCTCAAATTTAACCTCCTCGCCGTTTACGCTACGTAAAAAATGCGGGACGATATTTTTCCCCGTCGCTAGTATGCCCGTATAGCGCACCACCTGCATCGGCGTCACGAGGAAGTTGCCCTGCCCGATCGAAGTGATCAGCGTCTCGCCCTGATACCATGGCTGGGCGTACTTTTGCATTTTCCACTCGCGTCCAGGCACGATACCGACAAATTCGTTAGGCAAATCCACGCCGCTCTTTTGCCCAAACCCCAGCCGCTC
This genomic window contains:
- the gltX gene encoding glutamate--tRNA ligase; the protein is MYRFAPSPTGDMHLGNLRVAILNYVCSLQDKSGFIIRIEDTDRERNIPGKDKEILEILELFGIKWDTLYYQSKNLKFHREFAAKLLIDKKAFSCFCTESELEAKKEAAKARGEAYRYDGTCEHLSDNEVLNNQKPFVVRMKKPLGTMKFKDAIKGEISFEPENVDSFVIMRADFTPTYNFACAVDDMLEGVTFVIRGEDHVSNTPKQDLIREGLGYTQKINYAHLPIILNVEGKKMSKRENESSVKWLLSQGFMPEAIANYIVSLGYKAPVEIFTIEEAAQWFDISKVSASPAKFDVKQLEHINREHIKRASDARLAALIGIKPKFAALARFYTQESSLLTEIKTKVDAIFATKFIPDEFKAGCEAIKAAVNSLNLSEFGEFNELKKALMDATGLKGKGFFMPLRILLTGAEHGPELSELYPLIKPYLKEILR
- a CDS encoding Crp/Fnr family transcriptional regulator — encoded protein: MLEQIPFFQGLNEAELKRLEDISILKKYKKGEFLFMEGEESKWLHLLIKGSLKLYKIGPKGKEIFMHQFNGISFVAELANFENIKFPATAIFLTGGEVLKIDYDKFYAEFLSNPRVSLQIIKSLSQKLKIASELIHQELVLNSEAKVASFLVNHADLFNELKHIKIASILNITPETFSRILAKFKTQNLIELDANNKIVNIATSELSEMFEG
- the mscL gene encoding large-conductance mechanosensitive channel protein MscL, whose product is MSFIKEFKEFAMRGNVIDMAVGVVIGGAFGKIVSSLVGDVIMPIVGVLTGGVNFSDLKITLKDAVGDTAAVTVNYGSFIQTMVDFTIIAFCIFCVVKAINSLKKPKAEEPKAEEPAPVPEDIALLTEIRDLLKNK